In the genome of Bacillus sp. S3, one region contains:
- a CDS encoding helix-turn-helix transcriptional regulator, which translates to MKKDFGDSISNKVYEYRVLARMSQQELAEKVGVSKQTIFVMEKGNYVPTLLLAFRIAEFFNVDVNEVFTYVKGND; encoded by the coding sequence ATGAAGAAAGATTTTGGTGATTCGATATCAAATAAGGTTTATGAATATCGTGTACTTGCCAGAATGTCTCAGCAAGAATTAGCAGAGAAAGTCGGGGTTTCCAAACAAACCATTTTCGTAATGGAAAAAGGAAATTATGTTCCGACTCTGCTGTTGGCTTTTCGAATTGCTGAATTTTTTAATGTTGATGTAAACGAAGTTTTTACTTATGTGAAAGGAAATGATTAA
- a CDS encoding SDR family NAD(P)-dependent oxidoreductase → MQILNILDSFKLDGKTALVTGGAKGLGKSISKALSDAGANVVIIDIDEVEAKKAIEELSRSGDHFALKADITNEYEVKDAIATIIEKYKQINILVNNAGICQRIESENMSLEDWKKTFDININAMFLVSKYVYPTMRDNGGGSIINMASKAGIISLTYPQSAYNASKGAVIMLTKSLAQEWVGDNIRVNAIAPGFMQTDMTKPMFENDGPLSFVVDLVPMKRVGLPHELGGAIVLLASEASSFTTGSIISIDGGYTMV, encoded by the coding sequence GTGCAAATCTTGAATATTTTAGATAGTTTTAAATTAGATGGAAAAACAGCATTAGTAACTGGCGGTGCAAAAGGATTAGGAAAGAGTATATCAAAAGCGCTCTCTGATGCTGGTGCAAATGTTGTTATTATAGATATTGATGAAGTAGAAGCGAAAAAGGCGATAGAAGAGCTTTCAAGAAGTGGTGATCATTTTGCCTTAAAAGCGGATATTACGAACGAATATGAAGTAAAAGACGCTATAGCTACTATTATTGAAAAATATAAACAGATTAATATTCTAGTAAATAATGCCGGAATATGCCAAAGAATTGAATCTGAAAATATGTCGTTAGAAGATTGGAAAAAGACATTTGATATTAATATTAATGCCATGTTTTTAGTATCCAAATATGTCTATCCTACTATGAGGGATAACGGCGGCGGTTCCATTATCAACATGGCTTCGAAGGCTGGAATCATCTCGCTTACCTATCCACAGAGTGCATATAATGCGTCTAAGGGTGCTGTAATCATGTTAACCAAAAGCCTTGCCCAAGAATGGGTTGGAGATAATATAAGGGTAAATGCGATTGCCCCAGGGTTCATGCAAACAGATATGACGAAGCCTATGTTTGAAAATGACGGTCCGCTTTCCTTTGTTGTGGATCTAGTTCCAATGAAAAGAGTGGGCTTGCCGCATGAACTAGGCGGAGCAATCGTATTGCTTGCTTCCGAAGCTTCGTCATTTACAACAGGATCTATTATATCTATCGATGGCGGATATACTATGGTATAA
- a CDS encoding HAD family hydrolase yields MNVRAIFIDMDGTLLKASNTISHRNREAINRLMNQGIMVFLATGRHYEVTAPYHKEMGLQTPMICLNGSAIHAADTGRVLQMKTVQLNEERFHHLTAESPCNVMVHTAHGLYCKETNEEIDYWTNVGQTPPRYIGDLRQANYQDVLKYSVRTGIPSPKISALFNKEAAVIDWNDGFELLAPNVSKWSGIKTLLTELRMSPNEVAAIGDGPNDIEMLRHAGMGVAMGNASDEVKTAADFVTGHHENDGLAEFIERYLIKSLAI; encoded by the coding sequence ATGAATGTGCGTGCAATATTTATTGATATGGATGGGACACTACTAAAAGCCTCAAACACCATTTCCCACCGAAATAGGGAAGCCATTAATAGGCTCATGAATCAGGGAATCATGGTTTTTCTAGCTACTGGACGACACTATGAAGTAACGGCTCCCTACCATAAAGAAATGGGATTGCAAACTCCGATGATCTGTTTGAATGGTTCCGCTATTCACGCGGCGGATACAGGAAGAGTTTTGCAAATGAAAACCGTCCAATTGAACGAAGAACGTTTTCACCATCTTACTGCTGAAAGTCCTTGTAATGTTATGGTCCATACAGCACATGGGCTTTATTGTAAGGAAACGAATGAAGAAATAGATTATTGGACAAATGTGGGGCAAACTCCGCCGCGGTATATTGGAGATTTAAGACAGGCAAATTATCAAGATGTACTTAAATATAGTGTCCGAACAGGTATACCAAGTCCGAAAATTTCTGCCTTGTTTAACAAGGAAGCAGCAGTCATTGATTGGAATGATGGGTTTGAGCTGCTTGCTCCTAATGTTTCCAAATGGTCTGGTATAAAAACCTTACTTACCGAACTTCGAATGAGTCCAAATGAAGTCGCAGCCATTGGAGACGGACCCAATGACATAGAGATGCTTCGTCATGCCGGTATGGGTGTCGCAATGGGGAACGCTAGCGACGAGGTTAAAACAGCTGCTGATTTTGTTACGGGACATCACGAAAATGATGGATTAGCTGAATTTATAGAACGTTATCTGATAAAATCACTTGCGATTTAG
- a CDS encoding sugar-binding transcriptional regulator, with amino-acid sequence MQNNTELVTKVAYMYYIDNLPQSKIASLLNISNSTVSRLIQTARDRGIVKIEIQTLNTRCYSLEKPLKEKFHIEEAIVVPSYSAIEENILKVLGEAGMNYLKQNIQEGMTVAFSMGKTLSEVANCLEVEEKVDCNIVPITGGLGQVKSELHSNDICRRIADKFGGTAYPLYAPAIVGNEELKNAIITDPMIQSVFKMGLNADITVVGVGNVTDSTFIDLGIISKEEAKIMENDGVIGDIGSWFFDKKGNILNLDIHKRVVGPDFSKLSEQSKVVLISGTNEKKEVIKAALQGNWVDVLITCENVAQYLLE; translated from the coding sequence ATGCAAAATAATACCGAGTTAGTAACAAAAGTCGCTTATATGTATTACATTGACAATCTTCCACAGAGTAAAATTGCTTCATTATTGAATATTTCAAATTCCACGGTATCTAGGCTGATACAGACGGCAAGAGATCGTGGGATTGTCAAAATTGAAATACAGACATTGAATACAAGGTGCTATTCTCTAGAGAAACCTTTAAAAGAGAAATTCCATATTGAGGAAGCAATAGTGGTTCCATCCTATTCGGCTATCGAGGAGAATATTTTGAAGGTATTGGGCGAAGCCGGAATGAATTATCTTAAACAAAATATTCAGGAAGGAATGACCGTTGCATTTTCAATGGGTAAAACTTTAAGTGAAGTTGCAAACTGCTTAGAAGTGGAAGAAAAGGTTGATTGTAATATTGTTCCAATTACTGGAGGGTTAGGGCAGGTTAAGTCTGAATTGCACTCCAATGATATTTGTAGAAGAATTGCAGATAAATTTGGAGGTACTGCTTATCCCTTATATGCCCCTGCTATCGTTGGAAATGAAGAATTAAAAAATGCCATTATAACGGACCCGATGATTCAGAGTGTTTTTAAGATGGGGTTAAATGCAGACATCACCGTTGTGGGTGTCGGAAATGTCACCGATTCAACGTTTATTGATCTTGGAATCATCAGTAAGGAAGAAGCGAAAATAATGGAAAATGACGGGGTAATAGGAGATATTGGCTCTTGGTTCTTTGATAAAAAGGGAAATATCTTAAATTTGGATATCCATAAAAGGGTAGTTGGACCTGATTTTAGTAAGTTAAGTGAGCAATCAAAAGTGGTTCTGATTTCTGGGACAAACGAAAAAAAGGAAGTAATTAAAGCAGCATTACAAGGGAATTGGGTAGATGTTTTAATCACATGTGAGAATGTCGCTCAGTACCTACTGGAATAA
- a CDS encoding DUF421 domain-containing protein — protein MGNVFFITILKGIGLYVLALFLTRKIGTKLISQMNFFDFIMGVSMGSIVANAVIDKQFATFSAITTLILFTILTLFTGYLSLKNLTLRKLINSEPVTLVENGAIVDENMKKIKWTINELKMKLREKNAFNVADVEFAIMETDGNLSVLPKSDKKPLTPSDMNIQTTSSGLEKDIIIDGTIMEENLTSTGLDKEWLTSELNKQNIKDCSEVFYAGLDNRKKLYISKINRTNKETVKKENAL, from the coding sequence ATGGGAAATGTTTTTTTCATTACAATACTTAAAGGTATTGGATTATACGTGTTAGCATTATTCTTAACCCGAAAAATAGGCACAAAACTTATTTCGCAAATGAATTTTTTTGATTTTATTATGGGTGTTTCAATGGGTTCGATAGTCGCAAATGCTGTTATTGATAAGCAATTTGCAACATTTTCAGCTATTACTACCTTAATATTATTTACCATTTTGACTCTATTTACTGGATATTTAAGCTTAAAAAACCTCACATTAAGGAAGCTGATCAATTCTGAACCGGTTACTTTAGTTGAAAATGGAGCCATTGTGGATGAAAATATGAAGAAAATAAAATGGACCATAAATGAATTAAAGATGAAATTAAGAGAAAAAAATGCCTTCAATGTTGCGGACGTAGAATTCGCTATAATGGAAACGGATGGTAATTTATCAGTATTACCCAAATCAGATAAAAAACCACTTACTCCTTCTGATATGAACATTCAAACAACAAGTTCAGGTCTTGAAAAGGATATAATCATTGATGGAACGATAATGGAGGAAAACTTAACAAGTACTGGATTAGATAAAGAATGGCTAACTTCTGAACTTAATAAACAAAATATCAAAGATTGTTCAGAGGTTTTTTATGCTGGATTAGATAACAGAAAAAAACTGTATATATCTAAAATAAACAGGACCAATAAAGAAACAGTAAAAAAAGAAAACGCACTGTGA
- a CDS encoding SDR family NAD(P)-dependent oxidoreductase: MNFEGKIAFITGAGRGIGKTAALLLAKYGADIVACDLNFSNLKETAEEVEALGRRAIISEVNVTNKVDIDKAVQQAVEEFGRIDILVNCAGIISTSLLVDAEEEMWDQIMGVNAKGTFLTCQSVAKQMIQQNSGKIVNISSIASKTAEYANGLYCTSKAAVNMISQTLALELAQYNINVNAICPAYTNTDMMQNVFNNRGPVEGMTPEEYQNYLTSFVPLGRMADPIEIAELIAFLSSDKSNFITGTTYTIAGGKELH; this comes from the coding sequence ATGAATTTCGAAGGGAAAATTGCCTTTATCACCGGAGCAGGGAGAGGAATAGGAAAAACAGCCGCTCTGCTGCTAGCTAAATATGGTGCCGATATTGTTGCCTGTGATCTAAACTTTTCAAATTTAAAAGAAACAGCTGAAGAGGTTGAAGCTCTAGGCAGAAGAGCCATCATCAGTGAAGTAAACGTGACGAATAAAGTAGATATTGACAAAGCCGTTCAACAGGCTGTTGAGGAATTTGGAAGAATAGATATTTTAGTAAATTGCGCAGGGATTATCTCAACATCCTTACTTGTAGATGCTGAAGAAGAAATGTGGGATCAAATTATGGGTGTAAATGCTAAAGGGACCTTCTTAACCTGCCAATCAGTTGCTAAGCAAATGATCCAACAAAATAGCGGTAAAATAGTAAATATCTCTTCCATTGCATCAAAAACAGCTGAATATGCTAATGGACTTTACTGTACTTCAAAAGCAGCGGTTAATATGATCTCTCAAACATTAGCATTAGAACTAGCTCAATATAACATAAATGTAAACGCTATCTGTCCTGCCTATACCAATACGGATATGATGCAAAACGTGTTCAATAATAGAGGGCCAGTAGAAGGAATGACACCAGAGGAGTATCAAAATTACCTTACTTCCTTTGTACCGCTAGGAAGAATGGCTGATCCAATTGAAATAGCAGAATTAATCGCTTTTCTTTCAAGCGACAAATCTAACTTTATCACAGGAACCACTTATACAATAGCTGGCGGAAAAGAATTACATTAA
- a CDS encoding DUF2178 domain-containing protein encodes MENKSISDIPNAIINPLKSWAEQSSGNWNMLIGIGMVLLLVGAILTYVFRKKMGQADERTNQISLKSALIMLCGVILCDVIFPKEYMWQIFFLFKYSLAFFASGIYLAVRYKKDFLN; translated from the coding sequence ATGGAAAATAAGTCTATTTCAGATATCCCTAACGCCATTATTAACCCTTTAAAGTCCTGGGCTGAACAATCTTCGGGAAATTGGAACATGCTTATTGGTATCGGCATGGTATTGCTTTTAGTCGGAGCGATTCTGACATACGTATTTCGAAAGAAAATGGGTCAGGCGGACGAAAGAACAAATCAAATATCTTTAAAAAGTGCCCTTATTATGTTATGTGGAGTCATTTTGTGCGACGTGATTTTCCCGAAAGAATATATGTGGCAAATTTTCTTCTTATTTAAATATTCTCTTGCATTCTTCGCTTCAGGAATCTATCTAGCCGTTCGATATAAAAAAGATTTTTTAAACTAA